A genomic window from Sandaracinaceae bacterium includes:
- a CDS encoding biosynthetic peptidoglycan transglycosylase, translated as MSRGRRIVLAVSTTVLVITALGALAWTWWIPDAIADRAREAAARRGLDASVASVSLGFDTVRIFGLRVRGGDAIVADVREVDTHAGIVALALEGSGAVRRVSLEGVRVSVDLGDSDLPDVLERLRSPRAEAAQTDGAGRALEVTDLAVALSDRRGALLVLEQGEVALLPEGIVTAQFGAGALAPDADDGVNVGHLSGRLERDDEAGWRLAGADASEIAVRYREREGARRSPLRDRLADAAAILRGALGETPARLDDEAGAIEELVDTESDRHDDPSSDETRSRGARSDEARPSRPRVARTEESVSAEDGDAESDESVPGDRAADAESDSEPGDEPAGLAALIDLIRPRLAVGALIRLEGISVVASGDRDRRVLRELEAELEVLPGGRYRLEGSGRPGRGGRLGWNLTVDPGALRAEGDLDFQRLPFVLLVPFLPRLPWHEAEDTRVSGELSIHGEGASRIHLEGQVSIDDLALSSPRIAPNPVERIALSIQGSADWVPLDRRLEIESAELGLGQARVNLTGALEWPADHYRVDVRATLPPTDCDLAVGAIPADLLAELSGFTFTGRMGGQLLLRVDSRDLGATRLRVHVANGCVFDTAPAIADVRRFEAPFIHRVVEPDGGAFEMETGPGTLEWTPITRISPYFIQAVLGHEDAGFYQHSGFSVSSIERALVRNLEAGRYVYGASTITMQLVKNVFLHREKTLARKVQEVLLTWWIESIMEKDQILELYLNVIEYGPRVYGIRAAAMHYFGRIPAELGPAESAYLATILPNPKAFHEHWEEGMIPERHRRRVERFVNTLEARDRFSQSDASSARADLPELRFHRPGDPLPARREQDDSMAEDAALEETQRF; from the coding sequence ATGTCTCGCGGACGTCGCATCGTACTTGCGGTCAGCACGACCGTCCTGGTCATCACCGCTCTCGGCGCGCTCGCCTGGACGTGGTGGATCCCGGACGCGATCGCCGACCGAGCTCGCGAGGCCGCCGCGCGTCGTGGCCTCGACGCCAGCGTCGCCTCCGTCAGCCTCGGCTTCGACACCGTGCGCATCTTCGGACTGCGCGTTCGCGGTGGCGACGCCATTGTCGCCGATGTCCGCGAGGTCGACACCCACGCCGGCATCGTCGCGCTCGCCCTCGAGGGAAGCGGGGCCGTCCGTCGCGTCTCGCTCGAAGGGGTCCGCGTCTCGGTCGACCTCGGCGATTCAGATCTCCCCGATGTGCTGGAGCGTCTCCGTTCACCACGCGCGGAGGCGGCCCAGACCGATGGCGCCGGCCGTGCCCTCGAGGTCACGGATCTCGCGGTCGCGCTGAGCGATCGGCGGGGCGCGCTCCTCGTCCTGGAGCAAGGCGAGGTCGCGCTCTTGCCGGAGGGGATCGTCACCGCCCAGTTCGGAGCGGGTGCGCTCGCGCCCGACGCCGACGACGGCGTGAACGTGGGCCACCTGAGCGGCCGTTTGGAGCGAGACGACGAGGCGGGCTGGCGCCTCGCCGGCGCCGACGCCTCCGAGATCGCGGTCCGCTATCGAGAGCGCGAGGGGGCCAGACGTAGTCCGCTTCGAGATCGACTCGCCGACGCAGCGGCCATCCTCCGTGGCGCGCTCGGTGAGACGCCCGCTCGGCTCGACGACGAAGCCGGCGCCATCGAGGAGCTCGTGGACACCGAGTCCGACCGGCATGACGATCCCTCATCGGACGAAACCCGGTCGCGCGGTGCTCGGTCAGACGAAGCTCGGCCGAGCCGCCCCCGCGTCGCCCGGACCGAGGAATCGGTCTCGGCCGAAGATGGCGATGCGGAGTCCGATGAATCGGTGCCTGGGGATCGCGCCGCCGACGCCGAGTCCGACTCCGAACCCGGGGACGAGCCGGCTGGCCTCGCCGCGCTCATCGATCTCATCCGTCCGCGCCTGGCCGTCGGCGCCCTGATCCGCTTGGAGGGGATCTCGGTGGTCGCGAGCGGCGATCGCGACCGCCGCGTCCTTCGGGAGCTGGAGGCAGAGCTCGAGGTTCTGCCCGGCGGCCGCTATCGGCTCGAGGGCTCGGGGCGGCCAGGCAGGGGAGGGCGCCTCGGCTGGAACCTCACCGTGGATCCCGGCGCGCTGCGGGCCGAAGGCGATCTCGATTTCCAGCGCCTGCCCTTCGTCCTGCTCGTCCCATTCCTCCCGCGGCTCCCGTGGCACGAGGCTGAAGACACCAGGGTGAGCGGCGAGCTCTCGATTCATGGTGAGGGAGCGAGCCGGATCCACCTCGAGGGTCAGGTCTCCATCGACGATCTGGCCCTGAGCTCGCCGCGAATCGCCCCGAACCCCGTCGAGCGGATCGCGCTGTCGATCCAGGGGAGCGCCGACTGGGTCCCGCTCGATCGCCGCCTGGAGATCGAGAGCGCGGAGCTCGGCCTCGGCCAAGCCCGGGTCAACCTGACCGGCGCGCTCGAGTGGCCCGCCGATCACTACCGCGTCGACGTGCGGGCGACCCTGCCGCCCACCGACTGCGACCTCGCGGTGGGCGCCATCCCGGCTGATCTCCTGGCGGAGCTCTCGGGCTTCACCTTCACCGGCCGGATGGGCGGCCAGCTCCTCCTCCGCGTCGACTCCCGGGATCTCGGGGCCACCCGCCTTCGGGTCCACGTCGCCAACGGCTGCGTCTTCGACACCGCCCCCGCGATCGCCGACGTCCGTCGCTTCGAGGCGCCTTTCATCCACCGGGTCGTCGAACCGGATGGCGGCGCCTTCGAGATGGAGACCGGCCCGGGCACCCTCGAGTGGACCCCGATCACCCGGATCAGCCCCTACTTCATCCAGGCCGTCCTGGGCCATGAAGACGCCGGCTTCTACCAGCACTCCGGCTTCAGCGTCTCGTCCATCGAGCGCGCACTGGTCCGGAACCTCGAAGCGGGCCGCTACGTCTACGGCGCCTCGACCATCACCATGCAGTTGGTGAAGAACGTCTTTCTCCATCGCGAGAAGACCCTGGCCCGCAAGGTCCAGGAGGTGCTGCTCACGTGGTGGATCGAGTCCATCATGGAGAAGGACCAGATCCTCGAGCTGTACCTGAACGTCATCGAGTACGGCCCGCGGGTCTACGGCATCCGTGCCGCGGCGATGCACTACTTCGGGCGCATCCCGGCCGAGCTGGGACCCGCGGAGTCGGCCTACCTCGCGACGATCCTGCCCAACCCCAAGGCGTTCCACGAGCACTGGGAGGAGGGCATGATTCCCGAGCGTCACCGTCGCCGTGTGGAGCGCTTCGTGAACACCCTGGAGGCTCGCGATCGATTCAGCCAGTCCGACGCCTCCAGCGCACGGGCCGACCTCCCCGAGCTCCGGTTCCATCGGCCCGGGGACCCCCTCCCGGCACGCCGGGAGCAGGACGATTCCATGGCCGAGGATGCCGCGCTCGAGGAGACCCAGCGGTTCTGA
- a CDS encoding YbhB/YbcL family Raf kinase inhibitor-like protein, with protein sequence MKLRSDGFLHRRAMPTRYAFGRHRFYPQELAEHERFELSDNVSPHLAWDDVPEGTRSLVITCVDHDAPSDVSLANERGERVSREMPRTDFVHWVLIDIPADHRELEEGQFSSGVTVGGKSLTDVPDGMRHGLNDYTRWFADDAEMQGRYFGYDGPCPPWNDDLIHWYEFQLFATDVETLEVPDGFDLATVQRALAGRVLAQASLEGFYYISPEARFR encoded by the coding sequence ATGAAGCTTCGCAGCGACGGTTTTCTCCATCGGCGCGCGATGCCCACCCGCTACGCGTTCGGTAGGCACCGCTTCTATCCCCAAGAGCTGGCCGAGCACGAGCGCTTCGAGCTCTCGGACAACGTCAGCCCGCATCTCGCCTGGGATGACGTCCCCGAAGGCACGAGATCACTCGTCATCACCTGCGTCGACCATGACGCGCCCTCGGACGTGAGCCTCGCCAACGAGCGTGGCGAGCGTGTTTCGCGGGAGATGCCCAGGACAGACTTCGTTCATTGGGTGTTGATCGACATCCCCGCGGATCACCGTGAGCTCGAGGAGGGCCAGTTCTCGAGCGGCGTGACGGTCGGGGGAAAGTCGCTCACCGACGTCCCGGACGGCATGCGACATGGTCTCAATGACTACACGCGCTGGTTCGCGGACGACGCCGAGATGCAGGGACGCTACTTCGGCTATGACGGCCCCTGTCCGCCGTGGAACGATGACCTGATTCACTGGTACGAGTTTCAGCTCTTCGCGACAGATGTCGAGACCCTGGAAGTGCCGGATGGCTTCGATCTGGCGACGGTTCAACGCGCGCTCGCCGGTCGCGTGCTCGCCCAGGCGAGCCTCGAGGGCTTCTATTACATCTCTCCCGAGGCGCGCTTCCGCTGA
- a CDS encoding MbtH family NRPS accessory protein: MSEEEEDTRAYTVVINHDEQYSIWFQERDLPRGWVEVGVRGDKTTCLDYIEAVWTDMRPLRVRWQLEELERLEAAGEGA, from the coding sequence ATGTCGGAAGAAGAAGAAGACACGCGCGCCTACACCGTCGTCATCAATCACGACGAGCAGTACTCGATCTGGTTCCAGGAACGCGATCTGCCGCGAGGTTGGGTCGAAGTGGGAGTACGGGGCGACAAGACGACATGCCTCGACTATATCGAGGCGGTGTGGACCGACATGCGGCCGTTGCGGGTTCGATGGCAACTCGAAGAGCTCGAGCGCCTCGAAGCCGCGGGGGAGGGGGCATGA
- a CDS encoding PEGA domain-containing protein, producing the protein MARLSSLLIFLGAVGVSLAASLATTSTAHAYRIPINIESVPPGATVYLDSTSSPPLGTTPLRNVRVERGEHTIIFQLLNHEEARLQVNVRRRRETFRAVLRALGTIEVSAGNAGAQGANVFVDGRQVGGALGSTPIRVTDLQPGRHQVRVQREGYDTFEQWVEVGGGQMVRVAAVMQQSAPDTGSILVSGPPGAPVFLDGTPRGSTPTVIDGVAVGAHTVEIRPPGLPPYSQSVTVLAGQRATVAMPAQQGGTLRVLASAPGAVISIDGEVLGPSPASREGLAAGEHIVEATAEGYQRARQTVTVEAGQQRVVSLDMEQVVGEPGRIVVESNVDGAAVLIDGEERGTAPVVLTPEAGPHAIVVRADGHQEYSTTCETRPGQNCEVDAVLVPQQVRVRVAVQPGIRGAQLYVDDELAGPVPFDGTLPAGSHVLVVQAPEHEEFRQQVLLTPSSEVRPFDITLPHITDGISDEERQTLVQEDERRRGAAVTHSAAPLVVNQATIDLSLGWPYLAEMRLSVGLLDWLDAGFSVRSFGRLTEFEGRVRAGYRPIEQLAVGGQVRFGGGIGPELGHRQPDYSGIMPVPTVTERYDTRPSTPDMAQEFSYPINSVFMSLEAMGSLHFSDTGAFTLWVGLDLSSDEYGGHPFNSGVYLDYDRAGTPYCTVDAVTSDLSCPREDWARVRLGGTLELVLTRNWNLWFLLEGILNQAPRRIMGNLLGIEANDTQFYFRIGTTYKF; encoded by the coding sequence ATGGCCAGACTTTCGTCTCTCTTGATCTTCCTCGGCGCCGTGGGGGTGTCGTTGGCGGCCTCGTTGGCGACCACGTCGACGGCCCACGCCTACCGCATCCCGATCAACATCGAGTCGGTGCCGCCAGGCGCCACGGTGTACCTGGACTCGACGTCGAGCCCGCCGCTCGGGACCACGCCGCTCCGCAACGTGCGGGTCGAGCGGGGTGAGCACACGATCATCTTCCAGCTCCTCAACCACGAGGAGGCGCGCCTCCAGGTCAACGTGCGGCGCCGCCGCGAGACCTTCCGCGCGGTGCTGCGAGCGCTCGGGACGATCGAGGTGTCGGCGGGGAACGCCGGCGCGCAGGGCGCGAACGTGTTCGTGGATGGCCGGCAGGTCGGCGGCGCGCTCGGCTCGACGCCGATCCGCGTGACCGATCTGCAGCCCGGCCGCCACCAGGTCCGAGTGCAGCGCGAGGGCTACGACACCTTCGAGCAGTGGGTCGAGGTCGGCGGAGGACAGATGGTCCGCGTCGCCGCGGTGATGCAGCAGTCGGCGCCCGACACGGGGTCGATCCTGGTCAGCGGGCCTCCAGGGGCGCCGGTGTTCCTCGACGGCACGCCGCGCGGCTCGACGCCGACCGTGATCGACGGGGTCGCGGTGGGCGCGCACACGGTCGAGATTCGGCCGCCGGGGCTGCCGCCCTACAGTCAGTCGGTGACGGTGCTCGCCGGGCAGCGGGCGACGGTCGCGATGCCCGCCCAGCAGGGGGGGACGCTCCGGGTGCTCGCCAGCGCGCCTGGGGCGGTGATCAGCATCGACGGAGAGGTGCTCGGGCCGTCGCCGGCCAGCCGCGAGGGGCTCGCCGCGGGTGAGCACATCGTCGAGGCGACGGCGGAGGGCTACCAGCGCGCGCGCCAGACGGTGACCGTCGAGGCGGGCCAGCAGCGGGTGGTCTCGCTCGACATGGAGCAGGTTGTCGGCGAGCCCGGCCGCATCGTGGTGGAGTCGAACGTCGACGGCGCCGCGGTGCTCATCGACGGCGAGGAGCGCGGGACGGCGCCCGTGGTGCTGACGCCGGAGGCCGGGCCGCACGCGATCGTGGTGCGCGCCGACGGGCACCAGGAGTACAGCACGACCTGTGAGACGCGCCCGGGGCAGAACTGCGAGGTCGACGCGGTGCTCGTGCCGCAGCAGGTCCGCGTCCGCGTGGCCGTGCAGCCGGGGATCCGCGGGGCGCAGCTCTACGTGGACGACGAGCTGGCGGGGCCGGTTCCCTTTGACGGCACGCTCCCGGCGGGCTCGCATGTGCTCGTGGTGCAGGCGCCCGAGCACGAGGAGTTCCGGCAGCAGGTGCTGCTGACGCCGAGCTCGGAGGTGCGACCGTTCGACATCACGCTGCCGCACATCACGGACGGCATCTCGGACGAGGAGCGGCAGACGCTGGTGCAGGAGGACGAGCGTCGGCGCGGCGCGGCGGTCACGCACTCGGCGGCGCCGCTGGTCGTGAACCAGGCGACGATCGATCTCTCGCTCGGCTGGCCGTATCTCGCGGAGATGAGGCTCAGCGTCGGGCTGCTCGACTGGCTCGACGCGGGCTTCTCGGTGCGCAGCTTCGGCCGGCTCACCGAGTTCGAGGGGCGGGTGCGCGCGGGCTACCGGCCCATCGAGCAGCTCGCGGTCGGCGGTCAGGTCCGCTTCGGCGGCGGCATCGGCCCGGAGCTCGGACACCGGCAGCCCGACTACAGCGGGATCATGCCCGTCCCGACGGTCACCGAGCGCTACGACACGCGGCCGAGCACGCCGGACATGGCGCAGGAGTTCAGCTACCCCATCAACAGCGTGTTCATGAGCCTCGAGGCGATGGGCAGCCTGCACTTCTCGGACACGGGCGCGTTCACGCTCTGGGTCGGGCTCGATCTGTCGAGCGACGAGTACGGAGGGCACCCGTTCAACAGCGGCGTCTACCTGGACTACGACCGCGCGGGCACCCCCTACTGCACCGTGGATGCGGTGACGAGTGACCTCAGCTGCCCGCGCGAGGACTGGGCTCGGGTCCGCCTCGGAGGGACGCTCGAGCTGGTGCTCACGCGCAACTGGAACCTGTGGTTCCTGCTCGAGGGCATCCTGAACCAGGCGCCGCGCCGGATCATGGGCAACCTGCTCGGCATCGAGGCGAACGACACGCAGTTCTATTTCCGCATCGGAACCACCTACAAGTTCTGA
- a CDS encoding RNA polymerase sigma factor, whose amino-acid sequence MAEDRLVAIEGGLSEEEALLRDASSGDDAAVRRLYRAHVDRVHRCVARILGPHDPDVDDVVQQVFLAALDGRFDGRSKLSTWMVGIATRRALDASRARARRHRWSKVTEWVGLGRPAEAPNARHDALSQAEAALATLTPEQRTVFVLHQVEGYTFKEISEMTSTGISTLHARLKAARRRLDELLDELRDEADPEEATDERA is encoded by the coding sequence ATGGCGGAAGACCGGCTGGTCGCGATCGAGGGAGGGCTGTCCGAGGAGGAGGCGCTCCTGCGCGACGCGTCGAGCGGCGACGACGCGGCCGTGCGCCGCCTCTATCGCGCGCACGTCGACCGGGTCCATCGGTGCGTGGCCCGGATCCTCGGGCCTCATGATCCCGACGTCGACGACGTCGTCCAGCAGGTCTTCCTCGCGGCGCTCGACGGGCGCTTCGACGGGCGGAGCAAGCTCTCGACCTGGATGGTCGGCATCGCCACGCGCCGGGCGCTGGACGCCAGCCGGGCGCGCGCGAGGCGGCACCGGTGGTCGAAGGTCACCGAGTGGGTCGGCCTCGGGCGGCCGGCCGAGGCGCCGAACGCGCGCCACGACGCGCTCAGCCAGGCGGAGGCGGCGCTGGCCACGCTCACGCCCGAGCAGCGAACGGTCTTCGTTCTCCACCAGGTGGAGGGCTACACTTTCAAGGAGATCAGCGAGATGACCTCGACCGGCATCTCAACCTTGCACGCGCGGCTCAAGGCCGCGCGGCGACGTCTCGACGAGCTGCTCGATGAGCTGCGCGACGAGGCGGACCCCGAGGAGGCGACCGATGAGCGGGCGTGA
- a CDS encoding FecR family protein — protein MSGRERGSEAAAELLRAHPPTLDEVAKARGERQLLTAAAKPRVAAQDGPASTASRRSGRWVAGVGIAAAAALLLWLRPWASPDEQPVARFELREVDATSQRGTLEVGSILETGQGEVAEVAVDDSRVRLAPGSRMRIATLSEGRTDLELERGEVTVEFHPRQRGREHLTVSTAHARVEVVGTVFTVRARETETDVEVREGVVRVVPLRAGGPRELHAGESATVGAPQPSAAASPSAGSPSEANGEPGREAASEPERVVPAAEEAAEGEAPAPPRPPSPAERLATARRWLTHGRVDRAEPELRAVLAARAPAAVHAEAATLLGDLTQRSGRLEEAASLYARAATLGEGGVVGHNAIYALARLQERRLRDRAAARASYARYLDEAPEGALASQARHALCRLGDRARCEGAP, from the coding sequence ATGAGCGGGCGTGAGCGAGGGAGCGAGGCGGCGGCGGAGCTGCTCCGTGCACACCCGCCGACGCTCGACGAGGTGGCCAAGGCGCGCGGCGAGCGGCAGCTCCTGACCGCCGCGGCGAAGCCCCGCGTCGCGGCGCAGGACGGGCCAGCCTCGACGGCCTCGCGCCGCAGCGGGCGCTGGGTCGCCGGCGTGGGGATCGCGGCCGCGGCGGCGCTGCTCCTGTGGCTGCGGCCGTGGGCTTCGCCGGACGAGCAGCCCGTCGCGCGCTTCGAGCTGCGCGAGGTCGACGCCACGTCGCAGCGGGGCACGCTCGAGGTCGGCTCCATCCTCGAGACGGGGCAGGGAGAGGTGGCGGAGGTCGCGGTCGACGACAGCCGGGTGCGGCTGGCGCCGGGCAGCCGGATGCGGATCGCCACGCTCTCGGAGGGCCGCACGGACCTGGAGCTGGAGCGCGGCGAGGTGACGGTGGAGTTCCATCCCCGCCAGCGCGGGCGGGAGCACCTGACGGTGTCGACGGCCCACGCGCGGGTGGAGGTCGTGGGCACGGTGTTCACGGTGCGCGCTCGCGAGACGGAGACGGACGTGGAGGTGCGCGAAGGGGTGGTGCGCGTGGTGCCGCTCCGCGCCGGCGGGCCGAGAGAGCTTCACGCGGGCGAGTCGGCGACGGTCGGGGCGCCGCAGCCGAGCGCCGCGGCGTCGCCCTCGGCGGGCTCGCCGAGCGAAGCGAACGGCGAGCCGGGGAGGGAGGCCGCGTCGGAGCCCGAGCGCGTCGTGCCGGCTGCTGAAGAGGCCGCTGAGGGGGAGGCGCCCGCGCCCCCGCGGCCTCCGTCGCCGGCCGAGCGCCTGGCGACCGCGCGCCGGTGGCTCACCCACGGACGCGTCGACCGCGCCGAGCCCGAGCTGCGCGCGGTGCTGGCCGCGCGCGCCCCCGCCGCCGTGCACGCGGAGGCCGCGACGCTGCTCGGCGATCTGACGCAGCGCTCGGGGCGCCTCGAGGAGGCGGCCTCGCTCTACGCGCGCGCGGCCACGCTGGGGGAGGGCGGGGTCGTCGGACACAACGCCATCTACGCGCTCGCGCGGCTCCAGGAGCGTCGGCTCCGGGATCGGGCCGCCGCCCGCGCGAGCTACGCGCGCTACCTGGACGAGGCCCCGGAGGGCGCGCTGGCCAGCCAGGCGCGCCACGCGCTCTGTCGGCTCGGGGACCGCGCGCGCTGCGAGGGAGCGCCTTGA